In the genome of Methylotenera mobilis JLW8, the window ATGCAATCAAGACATGTCCGTTATCCAGGGTTACGCGATAGCGCGAATCCGGCAAAATTTCTGTTACTACGCCACTCATTTCGATCAACTCTTCTTTTGCCATTGCTTTGCTCCAAAATAATGTAAAACCCGTGTTAAAGCAAAAAGCGAATCAAAAGTTGATGCAATCGTAAAACATTGGGGATATTTAAGTATAAAAATAGTTTACGCAAGCACTACCTAACGCACGCGCACTATAGCCTCTGAAGCATAATTTAGCAAGCCAATCAGTTAAATAAGTATCTGATTTTAATCACTATCAAGTATAACCCTACAAAGATAATGTAAATTATGCTTGACAGCTTCTCAATTTGTCCGTAAAAAGCAATGTAGGCGTTTGAATTTTTAATTTTTTAGTCTTTCGTAGATTGATTGTATTTAAAAACCCGAACTTTCAGGGTGCCTCCCTTTTTAAAAAGTATGGAATAAGATATGGCAACAGGTTTAGTAAAATGGTTTAATGATTCTAAAGGTTTTGGTTTCATTACTCCTGACGCAGGCGGTGACGATTTATTCGCACATTTCTCAGCTATCAATGATAGCGGTTACAAAAGTTTGAAAGAAAACGAACGCGTATCTTTCGACGTGACTGACGGACCAAAAGGTAAACAAGCTTCTAACATTCAGAAGATTTAGTACTTAAAGAATCCATTTAAAATGACCCTTTATCGGGTCATTTTTTTTGTCTTTAGATTTAGTATTTGTACGACCAAGCGACGAACGTTTACTCTTTCACTTAATATAATTGTTGCTAAATTGACTCCAGAGTAAGATGGTGGCTTGTTACAAGCGTGACATCATGTAACAATCACCCAAAAGGATTAATCAGTCGGATCTTATGGAACAAAAACTTACACCACTTGAAATTGCTCGCCAAACTTTAATTCAGCTCTCAAAGAGCCAGAAACCGCCTACGCCTGAAAACTACAGTAGAGTTTACGATGAAATTGCAGGGGGTACCTCACCTAGCAGCAAAGCTTTACTAGATACCACTCTGAATAAAATACTGGCAGAAAAAAGCAAAGAGCATCCTAAATACGCAGCGATTGCAAAACGTATTCCGAATCTGATTGAAAAAAATGATGCGGTTAATCTGGATACACAGCTGCGCGCACTTATTCTTAACGATGCAGATAAAGATAGTGATATACAGTGGGGGCCGCTACTACGCTATTTACTCAAACAGCTAGAGCTTAACCATACCGAACTTACTATCTCAAACAAACGTGAGGGACTCAATCGCGTTATTTCGACATTTGGCAGCGATTCAGCCCAGCTGGCCGAAAAGATTCAGACTCTCATCACCTCATGGGGTGAGGGCAAAGCAGCTGACATTGAAATATCTGCCAGTCACACACCATCACTTAACCATCATGATGTACAAGCAACTAAGCACTCACCACCACCCGACAACGGCAGTTCGGCATATATAGATATTGCTGCTGCATGGCGCGACATATTGGTAAGAACCATTCGAATTATTGTCATGCCAAAATTCGCGGACTCTCCTAGTGCAGCAAACCGAGTGGAAGAATTAATTAAAGAGGCTGAAGCAGCGCAAACCTTAGCGCAAATCGAAGATCTGAACAGCACACTACGCTCAACTCTACTGCGAGCGGAAATGCAAACGGACGCACAGCGCAGAATGCAAGAGGCGCTGATTGAGATATTACGTTTACTAGTCTCCAGCATGGCTGAACTGACCATTGAGGACGAGTGGCTGCATGCACAAATTGCCATTGTTAAAGAGATTGTTTCTAAGCCATTAAAAATTGACACCGTCTATAACGCCGAAAGTAGCTTGAAAGAGCTTATCTTCAAACAAGCACAAATTAAACCAGGCCTGATTGAAGCTAAAGAAACACTTAAAAGCATGGTGAACACCTTTGTTAGCAGATTAGCTGACATCACCTCGTCTACAGGCACCTATCAGAACAAGATTCAGGAGTATCACAATCAAATTAATGCCGTTAACGACATTGGTGAGCTCAATACGATACTAGAGCATTTAGTAGATGATATTGGTGAAATGAATACTGAAGCCAAGGCCAACCATGAGACGCTACTAGAATCACAGAAGAAAGCTGAAGCGGCTGAAAAGAAAATTAACGAGCTTACCCTCAAGTTAGATTACATTAGCGAGGCTGCGCACGAAGACTTCCTCACAGGCGCGCTCAACAGGCGCGGGATGGATGAAGCCTTAATTCGCGAATTTGAACGCTCAGACAGGCACGGCACATCGCTCTCACTGGCAATGCTGGACGTTGACCACTTTAAAAAAATCAATGACACCATGGGCCACTCTACGGGTGACAAAGCACTGGCGCATTTATCTAAAGTAGTCAAAGGCATTTTACGCAGCACAGATGTATTGGCACGCTATGGTGGCGAGGAGTTTGTGATTCTATTACCGGGCTCCAACCAGAACGATGCCGTCACCGTTGTTTCCGGGCTGCAACGCGACCTCACCAAAAATTTCTTCCTGCACAATAATGAACGTGTACTCATTACGTTTAGTGCGGGCGTTGCCGAGCGTGTGCACGGGGAGTCTGTAGACAGCGTACTGCCACGCGCAGATGCCGCGCTATATTTAGCCAAGCAATCCGGGCGTAATCGCGTAGTAGGCGCAGAGCCGCCCAAATCACGTACCGATTAAAGCATCTGATGCGCCAGGTCTTGTTCATCCGCATTTTTATGAGACATGCCTAGCTTAGTAACAGTTTAGCTAGTCATACTATAAAAATAGCGAAGCTCACAAAAAAAAGGGTCAACCTCACGGTTGACCCTTTTCCCTTATGATGGAGCACTCAAACAGCTAGGCCTGTTTCAGTATCCATTTCACAATCGTTTTAATGTCTTCATCTTTTACTTGTGGGCTGTTAGGTGGCATCGCCATCTTGCCCCAAACACCTCCTCCACCCGCTTTGACTTTTGCAATCAAGCGCGCTTCTGCATCTGCATCACCTTTATATTTGGTGGCGACATCTTTATAAGCTGGGCCAAGAACGGCATTCTGTATACCATGACACATTAAACATCCGCTTTTTTGTGCAAGACTTTCTGCTGGGTCAGCAGCATGGGCTGCTTGCGCGCTCAAGAGCAATGCACTTAACAACACTGATTTCTTTAATAATTGATACATGTTTATTTCCTTATGGCTTAATTTAGTTACAGGCTAAATACGTTCATTGCGCCACCGCCAGGTGCAGCGTTGTATTTCACTAGGTCTTTATAACCACCTGCAGCACCTAAGCCGTCTGTAGAATTAGTTAGGCCCAGGTTCATTGCAACACCAGCCCAGCCACCAATACCAGATAGCACGCCAACATATTGCTTACCCTTATTGCTGTAAGTGATTGCATTACCCACCACGCCTGAACCGACTTGGAACTTCCACAACTCTTTACCGTTGTTAGCATCTACTGCTTTAAACCAACGGTCTAATGTACCGTAGAACACTAGGTTGGTAGAGGTCACAAGTGCACCGCCCCAAGCTGAGAACTGCTCTTTTTTGTACCAAGCTGATTTGCCTTTTAAGCCATCCCAAGCCATAAAGCCACCCATTACGCCATCTGGGCCTGGGAACATGGTTAAGGTTGAACCTACCCATGGCTGACCGGCAACGTATTTAGACTCTACCGGCTCATAAGTCATACATACATGGTTAAGCGGTACGTAGAACATGCCAGTTTTTGGTGAGAAAGCAGCAGGCTGTTGGTCTTTTACGCCAAGTGCAGAAGGACAAATGCCTTGTGCGTTGTAATCCTGGTGGGTTGAGAATTTAGGATCTTTATTCGGTATACCAGTTTTAAGATCTACATTAAATGCCCAGTTCACAAACGGATGCATTTTGTTTGCAACTAACAATGAACCATTGGTACGGTCAAATGTGTAGCCAAAACCGTTACGGTCAAAGTGGCTAGCCAATTTCTTACCTTTAGCTTCCCACAAGATGATTTCATTCATGCCGTCGTAATCCCACTCGTCATGCGGCGTCATTTGATAACCCCATTTAGCCTCACCGGTATCGACATCGCGTGCAAAAATAGTCATCGACCATTTGTTGTCACCTGGACGCACATCTGGGTTCCAAGTACTTGGGTTACCAGTACCGTAGTACATCAGGTTTAATTTTGGATCATATGAGTACCAACCCCAAGTAGGGCCACCACCGTTTTGCCAGCCGTCTTTTTTAGCCTGAGGTTTCAACCAAGTTTTCACGCCCAAGTCTTTTTCAGGAAATTTCAATTGATCTTTAGGTAAAGCTTTAAATGAACCACCAATTTTATTGCCACCGTTTACATCTTGGTAAAGTGATAATGCGCTGTAGTGCGGATTATCTTTATTGAAATCATTACCGATTAAAACGTCTTGATCTGAGCCTGTGCTGTAAGCACGCCATACCAAAGCACCGTCTTTAATGTTATAAGCACTGATATAGCAGCGTACGCCGTACTCGCCACCTGAACAGCCTGTAATCACTTTATCTTTAATCACGTGTGGCGCATTTGTGTTTGATGCACCTTCTTTAGGATTGGTTACTTGTGTATCCCATAGTTTTTTACCTGTTTTAGCATCCAGGGCTACTAACAAACCATCATTCTGTTGCAGGAAAATCTTGCCTTCGCCATAGCCTAAACCACGGTTAACGTTATCACAGCACAGCAAAGCCTGTGTTGATGGGTCTTGTTTCGGGAAATAAGACCAAAGTATTTTCTGGTTGTCGTTCAGATCTAGTGCATAAACGTTGTTAGGGAATGCAGTATGCACATACATTACGCCGTTTACTACTAACGGTGCGCCTTCATGGCCACGGTTAACGCCGGTGGCAAAAGACCAGGCTAGCTTCATGTTTTTCACATTGCCTTTGTTGATTTGGCTAAGGCGACTGTAGCCAGAATTACTAAAATCTTTACGTGGGTGCACCCACTGATTATCATCCTTCATTAGTGTTGATAATTCATCTTCAGCAAAAGCTGGAGTACTTAGCATGCCAAATAGGCCTGCACTTAAAGCTAGGCTAACGCCAAATTTACGTTTAAATAGATGATTCATTTTGCATCCCCAAATTATAAAATTATTTAAGTTCTGTATTACTAATCTCATGCATTGAAACGATATTGGTAACAGTGCTAATATTGCAACAGGCATGCCAACACAATAAAAAGCCGCAAACTTAAATAAAATTTCATTGGAAATTTATTTAAAATCAATCAACTAGAACTTTCGTGGAAATAAATACTCTTTTAACGTTGGGGGTATTTAACTTTTAATACTGTGTCAGAATTGAACAGTTGTCACGTGACAGGTGTTCAATTAATTTAAGGTCATTAGCCAATATATGAGTAATGCTGCAACAGATAACACCCCCGCCATCCTGCAAGCCAGGCAAGAATTTTTAAGCAATGGCAGCGTGGAGCAAGGGGCGATTGCAGAAGCGATTGAGCGCTCATGGCGACGCTGTCTGGCGAATGGTATTGATACAAACTCGCCGCAAAGTTTAGAAGTTGTCACAGCACAAGAACTAGCACTGAAACGTGAGAAAAACCAGCAACTACTCAAGCTCGCACAACCTGAGATGGAAACGCTCAACGAGCAAATTGCCCATACCCGTAATGTAGTAATTCTGACCGATGATGAAGGCGTGATTCTGCATAGCTTAGGCGGCCATCACTTTCTCAATGAAGAACAACGTATTGCCTTATCTGCCGGCGCATCATGGAACGAGAACCATAGGGGCACCAACGCGATTGGCACGGTATTGATAGAGCAATCGGCACTCACGGTGCAAGGTGCTGAGCACTTCATGGCATATCACCATTCACTCAGTTGCTCTGCGGTACCAATTTTCGGAGCAGAGAATCAACTGATTGCCACGTTGGATGTTTCTAACGACTTCAATATGTCGCAACAGCACACATTAGCATTGGTCAAGATGTCTGCGCAGATGATTGAGAACCGCTTGTTTATGGCAAGCCACAAAGGCGAGATTGCATTGCATTTCCATGCGCGCCCAGAGTTTATCGGCACCCTGTGGGAAGGTGTAGCTATTTTTACAGACAGCGGCCAATTAGTGGCGACTAATCGCAGCGGGCAATTCCAACTCAGCCTAAACACCAGCAACACCGCATCGCAGCAGGCTATTAACTTCAACAATCTGTTTGACGTGCCATTTGCAAGCTTGCTTAGGCAGGTTGGAAGCACCGATAAACTCATCGTGCCATTAAGACTCAATAACGGCGCGCGCATTTATGTACAAATGGAGCCGCTGAATAAAAAGCCGCAGATTAGCACCACGCCACCCGCTACAGTGAAAAGAACCAGCGCTGCCAATTTAGATTTACTGGATAGTGGCGATGCCAAAATCTCACGCGCGGTGCAACAAATCAAACAAGTACTGTCGCGC includes:
- a CDS encoding cold-shock protein, translating into MATGLVKWFNDSKGFGFITPDAGGDDLFAHFSAINDSGYKSLKENERVSFDVTDGPKGKQASNIQKI
- a CDS encoding sensor domain-containing diguanylate cyclase, with protein sequence MEQKLTPLEIARQTLIQLSKSQKPPTPENYSRVYDEIAGGTSPSSKALLDTTLNKILAEKSKEHPKYAAIAKRIPNLIEKNDAVNLDTQLRALILNDADKDSDIQWGPLLRYLLKQLELNHTELTISNKREGLNRVISTFGSDSAQLAEKIQTLITSWGEGKAADIEISASHTPSLNHHDVQATKHSPPPDNGSSAYIDIAAAWRDILVRTIRIIVMPKFADSPSAANRVEELIKEAEAAQTLAQIEDLNSTLRSTLLRAEMQTDAQRRMQEALIEILRLLVSSMAELTIEDEWLHAQIAIVKEIVSKPLKIDTVYNAESSLKELIFKQAQIKPGLIEAKETLKSMVNTFVSRLADITSSTGTYQNKIQEYHNQINAVNDIGELNTILEHLVDDIGEMNTEAKANHETLLESQKKAEAAEKKINELTLKLDYISEAAHEDFLTGALNRRGMDEALIREFERSDRHGTSLSLAMLDVDHFKKINDTMGHSTGDKALAHLSKVVKGILRSTDVLARYGGEEFVILLPGSNQNDAVTVVSGLQRDLTKNFFLHNNERVLITFSAGVAERVHGESVDSVLPRADAALYLAKQSGRNRVVGAEPPKSRTD
- a CDS encoding sigma-54-dependent Fis family transcriptional regulator, which gives rise to MSNAATDNTPAILQARQEFLSNGSVEQGAIAEAIERSWRRCLANGIDTNSPQSLEVVTAQELALKREKNQQLLKLAQPEMETLNEQIAHTRNVVILTDDEGVILHSLGGHHFLNEEQRIALSAGASWNENHRGTNAIGTVLIEQSALTVQGAEHFMAYHHSLSCSAVPIFGAENQLIATLDVSNDFNMSQQHTLALVKMSAQMIENRLFMASHKGEIALHFHARPEFIGTLWEGVAIFTDSGQLVATNRSGQFQLSLNTSNTASQQAINFNNLFDVPFASLLRQVGSTDKLIVPLRLNNGARIYVQMEPLNKKPQISTTPPATVKRTSAANLDLLDSGDAKISRAVQQIKQVLSRDIPILIQGETGVGKELFARAIHEASAQHKGPWVAVNCAALPEGLIEAELFGYEEGAFTGARRKGSPGKIEQANGGTLFLDEIGDMPLSLQARLLRVLQERTVTPLGSTKTIPVNFSLISATNLKLKEKVESGEFRSDLYYRLNGLSVALPPLRERSDLQALIDVILNIEQAGAIEITPEVRAIFQAHTWPGNIRQLHNVLRTALALADGAAISTLHLTQDFIDEMSLSKPSLIANVATANPVDLDDLTNQAIRRAMQTEAGNVSAVARQLGISRNTLYRKLKTMGIA
- a CDS encoding c-type cytochrome encodes the protein MYQLLKKSVLLSALLLSAQAAHAADPAESLAQKSGCLMCHGIQNAVLGPAYKDVATKYKGDADAEARLIAKVKAGGGGVWGKMAMPPNSPQVKDEDIKTIVKWILKQA
- a CDS encoding methanol/ethanol family PQQ-dependent dehydrogenase, which encodes MNHLFKRKFGVSLALSAGLFGMLSTPAFAEDELSTLMKDDNQWVHPRKDFSNSGYSRLSQINKGNVKNMKLAWSFATGVNRGHEGAPLVVNGVMYVHTAFPNNVYALDLNDNQKILWSYFPKQDPSTQALLCCDNVNRGLGYGEGKIFLQQNDGLLVALDAKTGKKLWDTQVTNPKEGASNTNAPHVIKDKVITGCSGGEYGVRCYISAYNIKDGALVWRAYSTGSDQDVLIGNDFNKDNPHYSALSLYQDVNGGNKIGGSFKALPKDQLKFPEKDLGVKTWLKPQAKKDGWQNGGGPTWGWYSYDPKLNLMYYGTGNPSTWNPDVRPGDNKWSMTIFARDVDTGEAKWGYQMTPHDEWDYDGMNEIILWEAKGKKLASHFDRNGFGYTFDRTNGSLLVANKMHPFVNWAFNVDLKTGIPNKDPKFSTHQDYNAQGICPSALGVKDQQPAAFSPKTGMFYVPLNHVCMTYEPVESKYVAGQPWVGSTLTMFPGPDGVMGGFMAWDGLKGKSAWYKKEQFSAWGGALVTSTNLVFYGTLDRWFKAVDANNGKELWKFQVGSGVVGNAITYSNKGKQYVGVLSGIGGWAGVAMNLGLTNSTDGLGAAGGYKDLVKYNAAPGGGAMNVFSL